GTCGCTGGAGGCATAGCGGCCCTGGTAGAACAAATCCTGCCACTGCCGGACCATGCCATGGAACCGGTTATTCAGGACGATGATCTTCACAGGAAGCTTGCTTACCACCGCCGTGGCCATCTCCTGCATATTCATCTGAATGCTGCCGTCCCCCGCAATGCACAGCACCAACCGACCGGGAAACGCCGCCTGCGCGCCCATCGCCGCGGGAAACCCAAAGCCCATGGTCCCCAGCCCACCGGACGTCAACCAGCGATTCGGCTTGGCCAGCTTGAAATATTGGGCGGCCCACATCTGATGTTGGCCCACATCGGTTGAAACGATCGGGTCCCGGTCCTTCGTCAGTTCATACAACCGCTTCACCACATGCTGGGGCTTGATCGGTCCGTCCGCATCCTGCTGATACGACAACGGATGAGCGGATTCCCACTCACGAATTTGCTTCCACCAGGGCTTTCGTAATTCCTTCTGTTCCCCGTTGACCGACGCGCGGAGAATCTGATTCAGCTCCCGCAGAACGGTCTTGCAATCCCCGACGATCGGAATATCGACGTTGATGTTCTTTCTGATCGATGTCGGATCGATATCGACATGAATGACCTTGGCATGAGGACAGAACTCCGAGACCTTTCCCGTCACGCGGTCATCAAAGCGCGCCCCGATTGCAATCACAAGATCAGAATAGTGCATGGCCATGTTGGCCTGATAGGTGCCGTGCATACCCAGCATCCCCAAGGAGAGCTGGTGTTCTCCCGGAAATGCCCCGAGCCCCATGAGGGTCATATCGACCGGGATTTGCGTCAGTTCCGCCAGCTCGATCAATTCGGCCGAGGCGCCTGAAAACACGACGCCGCCACCGACATAGAGAATCGGCTTCTTGGCCTTCATGATGGCTTCGGCCGCTTGCTTGATCTGCCACTTGTTGCCGTCGTACGTCGGGTTATACCCCCGAATTGAGACGGAGGTGGGGTAGACAAATTCGGCTGTGGCCATCGACACGTCTTTGGGAATATCGACAAGGACGGGACCCGGGCGGCCTGTCGTCGCGATATAAAACGCCTCTTTAATGGTCATCGCGAGATCGTTGACGTCCTTCACGAGGAAGTTGTACTTCGTGCAAGGGCGGCTCAATCCAATATTGTCGGCCTCTTGAAACGCATCGTTGCCGATCAGGCTCGTGGGCACCTGGCCGCTGAAACAGACCAACGGAACGGAGTCCATGTAGGCATCAGCCAAGGCGGTAATGACGTTGGTCATGCCGGGACCGGACGTCACCAAGCACACGCCTGCTTTCCCCGTCGCTTTGGCATAGCCTTCGGCCATGTGGCCGGCACCCTGTTCATGCCGCGTCAAGATGACGTCTATGTCTTTCTGCTGATGGAGCATATCGAATATCTTGAGGACCACGCCACCGGGAAGCGCGAAGATCGTTTTGACCCCCTCCCGCTTGAGACTCTCGATCAATATCTCAGACCCGTTGAGCTTCATATCGTTTCCCTCCCCCGGATGCCCGGAGTACTGTTTTCAAGAACGTGCAGCCCTTCACGAAATGGCCATCCTAGAACCTCTGGCCAATCCACACGGAAATTTGTGCAATATCAATAGGAAAGAATGCGAGATCCTAACACCACGCTAGATGAGGGTCAAGAGCCGCCGGGGCCATCTTCCTCATCAGCACAGCCGAGGGGGAACAATTGACGCACCGCCTAACACGAAAAAAGCGCGAGCGAGGAAACCTATAAGCCGGATTCTGTCCCGCATGAACCGGAGTTCATGCCTGGGTGATCATTTCTCTGGGATTCGAGTTACCCCGAACCTCGAGCGACCTACCCGAAGACCTCGACCGGGCCAGTCGTTGCGCCGCGCCCTTGCGAGCACCGCACGTGTCTTCCTATTTGGCCTTGCACCGGGCGACGCTTACCGTGCCAGCGATGTCACCATCCCTGCGGTGGGCTCTTACCCCGCCGTTTCA
Above is a window of Nitrospira sp. DNA encoding:
- the ilvB gene encoding biosynthetic-type acetolactate synthase large subunit, with protein sequence MKLNGSEILIESLKREGVKTIFALPGGVVLKIFDMLHQQKDIDVILTRHEQGAGHMAEGYAKATGKAGVCLVTSGPGMTNVITALADAYMDSVPLVCFSGQVPTSLIGNDAFQEADNIGLSRPCTKYNFLVKDVNDLAMTIKEAFYIATTGRPGPVLVDIPKDVSMATAEFVYPTSVSIRGYNPTYDGNKWQIKQAAEAIMKAKKPILYVGGGVVFSGASAELIELAELTQIPVDMTLMGLGAFPGEHQLSLGMLGMHGTYQANMAMHYSDLVIAIGARFDDRVTGKVSEFCPHAKVIHVDIDPTSIRKNINVDIPIVGDCKTVLRELNQILRASVNGEQKELRKPWWKQIREWESAHPLSYQQDADGPIKPQHVVKRLYELTKDRDPIVSTDVGQHQMWAAQYFKLAKPNRWLTSGGLGTMGFGFPAAMGAQAAFPGRLVLCIAGDGSIQMNMQEMATAVVSKLPVKIIVLNNRFHGMVRQWQDLFYQGRYASSDLENTPDFVKLAEAYGAVGLRANKVGDLDAVLREAIAVDGPVIVDVPTYRFENVYPMIPAGGCNHEMILEDPPELKNKQASTSKVTPDGTDTVLTA